One window of Candidatus Deferrimicrobium sp. genomic DNA carries:
- a CDS encoding glutamine--tRNA ligase/YqeY domain fusion protein — MRETLDFLREIVRRDTESGVYGGRVATRFPPEPNGFLHIGHAKSICINFGIAVEFGGVCHMRFDDTNPETEDMKYVESIQRDVRWLGFDWKEKLFFASDYYEKLYELAIRLIRDGKAYVDTQSDEEIRKGRGTVTDPGVDSPYRNRTVEENLDLFARMRAGEFPDGAHVLRAKMDMGARNMKLRDPLLYRIRHATHYRRGDAWCVYPMYDFAHPLSDAIEGITHSICTLEFENNRPIYDWLVDNLFPEPRPRQYEFARLNLDYTVMSKRKLLQLVEERLVSGWDDPRMPTIAGMRRRGYAPEGIRLFAARIGVDKANSRVSMELLEDAIRDDLNVRAPRAMAVLRPLKVTITNWAADRVEGLDIPLWPRDTGKEGTRKVPLTREIRIDRTDFSAEPPADWRRLRPGGEARLMGGYFIRCDEVVLDPATGDVLELRCSYDPESRGAPARGERKKTTAIQWVSATHAVPAEVRLYDRLFTVADPENEEEGKTFKEFLNPASVEVLRDSLVEPDLASAAPGDRFQFVRLGYFIADEIDSKPGAPVFNRIVGLKDKYRPQRP, encoded by the coding sequence ATGCGGGAGACCCTCGACTTCCTCCGGGAGATCGTCCGGCGCGACACCGAATCAGGCGTCTATGGCGGCCGGGTGGCGACGCGCTTCCCCCCCGAGCCGAACGGCTTCCTGCACATCGGCCACGCGAAGTCGATCTGCATCAACTTCGGCATCGCCGTGGAGTTCGGCGGCGTCTGCCACATGCGGTTCGACGACACGAACCCGGAAACCGAAGATATGAAATACGTCGAATCGATCCAACGCGATGTGCGCTGGCTCGGTTTCGACTGGAAAGAAAAGCTCTTCTTCGCCTCGGATTATTACGAAAAACTGTATGAGCTGGCGATCCGTCTGATCCGGGACGGGAAGGCGTACGTGGACACCCAGAGCGATGAGGAGATCCGGAAAGGCCGCGGTACGGTCACGGACCCGGGTGTCGACAGCCCCTATCGGAACCGCACGGTGGAAGAGAACCTCGATCTCTTCGCCCGCATGAGGGCGGGGGAGTTCCCCGACGGCGCACACGTGCTGCGCGCGAAGATGGATATGGGGGCCCGGAACATGAAGTTGCGCGACCCGCTGCTATACCGCATCCGCCACGCCACGCATTACCGCCGGGGAGACGCCTGGTGCGTCTACCCGATGTACGATTTCGCCCACCCGCTCTCCGACGCGATCGAGGGGATCACGCATTCCATCTGCACCCTCGAGTTCGAGAACAACCGGCCGATCTACGACTGGCTCGTCGACAACCTTTTTCCCGAGCCACGCCCGCGCCAGTACGAGTTCGCGCGGCTGAACCTCGACTACACCGTGATGAGCAAACGGAAACTCCTCCAGTTGGTGGAGGAACGCCTGGTCTCGGGCTGGGACGATCCCCGCATGCCGACGATCGCCGGGATGCGCCGTCGCGGGTACGCTCCCGAGGGGATCCGCCTCTTCGCCGCGCGCATCGGCGTGGACAAGGCGAACAGCCGCGTCAGCATGGAGCTGCTCGAGGACGCCATCCGGGACGACCTGAACGTTCGTGCGCCGCGGGCGATGGCGGTTCTGCGGCCTCTCAAGGTGACGATCACGAATTGGGCGGCCGACCGCGTGGAAGGACTGGACATCCCCCTGTGGCCCCGGGACACCGGCAAGGAAGGGACGCGCAAAGTCCCCCTCACGCGCGAGATCCGGATTGACCGGACTGATTTCTCCGCCGAGCCTCCGGCCGATTGGCGGCGTCTGCGACCGGGCGGGGAAGCACGTCTCATGGGCGGGTACTTCATCCGGTGCGACGAGGTTGTTCTCGACCCGGCCACGGGCGATGTGCTGGAGCTCCGCTGCTCGTACGACCCGGAGTCTCGCGGCGCGCCTGCCAGGGGCGAACGGAAGAAGACGACCGCGATCCAGTGGGTGTCGGCTACGCACGCAGTCCCGGCTGAAGTCCGCTTGTACGACCGGTTGTTCACTGTCGCCGATCCCGAGAACGAGGAGGAGGGGAAGACGTTCAAGGAGTTTCTGAACCCGGCCTCGGTGGAGGTGTTGCGGGACAGTCTCGTCGAACCCGATCTCGCGTCCGCCGCCCCCGGGGACCGTTTCCAGTTCGTTCGCCTCGGCTACTTCATCGCCGACGAGATCGACTCGAAGCCCGGCGCTCCCGTCTTCAACCGCATCGTCGGGCTGAAGGACAAATACCGGCCGCAACGGCCGTAA